The Horticoccus luteus DNA window GCGGCACGGGCGCGCCCGCCTTCTCCGGCAACGTTTCGCCTCCGCTCGCGTCGGCCTCAGCCGGCACGGAGGGAAGCGCCACCAACGGATGCGCTGGGCCCGCGGCGGGCGGCGGCGGGGCCGGGACCGACGGCACCGATGACGATGCAGGCGGCGGCGGAGCCACCGGGGCGGGTCTTGGGGCGACCGCTTCAGTCGCGTGCGGGGCGGATTCCTCGTTGGGCGCGGGAGCAGAAACTTCTGGAGCGGCCGGCGGCGGCGTTGGCTCAGCCGGGGTGAGTTTTGGTTTCAGCCGCAGCTTCATGAGGCCGGCGTTGGCCCCCGGTTCCGGCGCCGGCGTCGACTCCGGCGCCGGCGAAGAAACGGGCGGCGGCGGCGGGTTGGCGGGAGGCGCAGGCGGCGGCGACCCTGAAGGCTCCGAGCGGAGCTTCAGGCGCAGCGGGGGGGGCGACTCGTCGCTCATCCCCGAGTGATGAAGTTTTTCACGGCCGCATGAAACCAAAAAGATTCACTCGCGGTCACCGGACGCTCCATTACGTTATTTCGCGATCCATGAAACGATTCCTTCTCCCGCTCCTGGCGGTCACCACCGTGTTTTCCGCGGGCTGCTTTCATTTCCGCAAGAAAGACCGCAAGCCGAAGGAAAATCCCGCCATCGCCACGCAGGTCGAGGAGGAGTTCAAGCAGCGTTGGATCGAAAAGCGCGGAGCCGAGCTCGTGTCGAAGGGCGTCCGCCCTGACCTCGCGCGAGAGCAGGCGCTGAATGAATTTCGGGTGCGTTACGGTTACACCAACGCCGCGTTCAAATGAGCACGCGCGCCGGCCCCGCGGCGGCGCGGGGTGCGTGGGCGGCGGGGCTTTGCTACTTTCTCTGGGGGCTCGTCCCGGTTTACTGGCGTCAACTCGCCGCTGTCGATGCCGTTGAATTGATCGCCCACCGGCTGGTCTGGACCGCGCTTTTCACCCTCGTGGTGCTCGGCTTCATGCGCGGGGGCTGGGGCGCCTTGCGCGGAGCGCTGAGCTCGCGCCGCGCCCTCGGACTGCAACTGCTGAGCAGCGTCCTGTTGACGGCCAACTGGCTCGTTTACGTATGGGGCGTCAACGCCGGACACATCATCGAGACGAGCCTCGGCTACTTTCTCGTGCCGCTGCTCAACGTCGGCCTCGGCCGACTCGTCCTGCACGAGCGTCTACGGCGCCTTCAATGGCTGGCGATCGGCGTCGCTGCCGCCGGCGTGGCCTGGCAACTGGTGCTGTTGGGCCGGCTGCCGTGGATTGCCCTCGCGATCGCCGGAACGTTCGGCGGCTACGGGTTGCTGCGTAAACAATCCCCGCTTGGACCGCTCACGGGCCTGGCCGTCGAATCCGCGCTCCTCGCTCCGCTTGGTCTGGCGTTGCTCGCATGGCGGTTTCACACCGGCACCGGCGCCTTGGGCGGGCCGTTCGCGCTTTCCACCCAACTGCTCGTGCTCACCACCGGTGTGGTGACCGCCGGCCCTTTGCTGTTGTTCGCCTACGGCGCGCAACGCATCCGGCTCTCCACGCTCGGCCTGCTCCAATACATTGCGCCGACGGTGCAATTCTCCCTCGGCCTCCTCGTGTATCACGAGCCGTTTGCGCGGGAGCGCGCGGGGTCATTCGTGCTGATCTGGACCGCGCTGCTTCTCTATACCGTCGACAACGTCTGGGGCCAACGCCGCACGGCGTTCTCGGGCGGGGCCGCTCCCCTCCAACGCGCCTGACGCCGCTTCAACGCGTCATTCGTTCACGACCTCGCGCAACCAAATCATGAACACGAGTGTCGCATTCCGCGGGATGCGCGGCGGGGCGCCCCGCGAGCCGTAGCCCAGCTCCGGCGGGATGATCACCAGCCGTTTTTCGCCCGGCTTCATCAACTGCAAAATCTGGTCCCAGCCGAGGATCACCTGATCGCGCCCCACACGGAATTTGAAGGGCGGCTGCGTCTCCGACACTTCGTCGAAGACCTTTCCGTCGAGCAGACGTCCCACGTAGTTCACCGCCACCATCGCCCCGGGCTTCGGACTCTCACCGTGCCCCGCCTCGAGGATCTCGTAACGCATCCCCGTCACCGTCTTCTTCGCGTCCGGCCAGTTCTTTTCCACGATCTCCAAATCATCCGGCGGAATTTTTTCCCGTTGCGCGCGCAGCATCGGCAGACCGAGCAACGCGGAAATCAAAACAACGAAACAGGTTCGGGAAAAGCGCATGGGCAGACGCGCTCACCGTGGTCTTCCGGCGCCCGGCGGTCAAAACTTCTTCGTCGCCGGATGTGCCGCAATCCGCGCGAGCGCCTGCCCGAGCAGCGTTTTGCCGGGCTCGATGCGATGCCACGGCGACGCGCCCGAAGGATGCGGCAGCGGAATGCAGTCACAGGCGTAGCCATGATAACGGATGCGAAACGGGCGTCCGATCACCTCGACCAAGGGTGCCGGAGGCAGAAACTGCGCGATCGCGAGCTTGCCCACCGGGATGACCAACTGCGGACGCAACAGCGCGAACTCCGCCTCCAGCCACGACGCGCAATTCGCAATCTCCTCCGGCGCCGGCACCCGGTCGCCTCCTTCCGGTCGCTTCCCCGGGAAACAGCGGCAGACCGCCGCAAAATAAATCCGCTCGCGCGTCTCGTCCTCGGTCCAGCCGAGCGCCGCGTTAAACCACGAGAACAAGGTCCGCCCCGCAGTCCACGCAAACGGCCGCCCGACCACCGGCTCTTTGTCGCCGGGCGCCTGCCCCACCAGCAGGGCGCGGCTCGTCACCGCGCGACCCAACACCGGCGGCGGGTGCATGCGCGGACAACGTCGACAACCGCTCAAGGCAGCGAGATGTTGCTCAAGGGCGCGACGACTTGCAGGCATCACCTGTTAGTGCCCCAGCGCCCGGCCGGCGGCAAATCCAACCAACAAAAAGGACGGAGCCTTGTGAGCTCCGTCCTCGAAAATCGGTTAATTAGACCGACAGCGCTTAGTAGCGACGATCGCCGCCGCGGTCGCCGCCGCGGAAACCACCACCACCGCCGCCGCCGCCGAAGCCGCCACGGCGTTCGCCGCGGAAACCACCGCCGCCACCGCCGCCGCCGCCGAAGCCGCCACCCGGGCGATCTTCCTTCGGACGCGCTTCGTTCACGGTCAATTGACGGCCGCCGAGATCGGTGCCGTTCATCTTCTCGCTCGCTGCTTTGGCCTCTTCAGGCGTGCCCATGGTGACGAACGCGAAACCGCGGGGGCGGCCGGTCATCTTGTCCATGGCGACGTAAACGTCGGTCACGCTGCCATATTGACCGAAGGCCGAGCGGAGCTCGTCTTCCGACGTCTTGAACGACAGGTTGCCGACATACAATTTGTTACTCATTCTGATGTTTCGTAGATCCAACCGTCGCTGCCAGTTCCGTTCCCACTGCGGGTTTCGAAATCATCACTTGAGCACTTGCTCAGCCAACGACTCACCAGATCCTGTCATCTAACGCTTTCACTAACGAGGGCGCGAACAGAGGCAGGACCAACCAGCCTTGGCAAGGTAAATCGCGCCACCGCCCGGCGAGGACGTGGGCGCGTTCCCCCGGGTCAGTCCCCCCACAGCTCCTCCAGTCGTCGTCGGTCCCGCTTCGTCGGGCGGCCCGCCCCGGGCGGGCGTGCCATGACCTGCTGCACGCGCTGCACTTTCGCCTTTTCCCATTCCTCCGCGGGCGTCGTTTCCTCGCAGTAACCCGCCACCAACGCGGCGCCGACGCGGGATCGCGGCGCCCCCCGCACCACCAACGTGCGCGTTACCAGCCCTTGGCGCACCCGGATCGTTTCGTCGATCCGCACTTCGCGCGCCGGCTTGGCCGCAACGTCGTTGATTGCGACGTCCCCCGCCCGGCACGCCTCCGCAGCGGCCGCCCGCGTCTTGAAAATCCGCACGCCCCACAGCCAGCGGTCCAGCCGGCGGGGACCGTCGTCCCGGGCGGCTGACCCTCCTCCGGCCGAGTTATCCTGGCGATCGCTCACCGGCGCGGAAACAGGCTCCGCAGGAAGTCATCGAGGAGGCTCTTCTCGAAGCGCAACGAATCCTGGGTGTTCACGCTCAACTCCGATTGGAAGTCCAGATTGCGCAACTCCCGCGTGCCCTCCTTCACCACCGCGCCGCTGGCATCGGTCACCTTGAACGATAAATCCATGCGCGGCGGATAGATGGCGCGGATGATCCGGATGTCATCCGCCTTCGGCCCGCGCCACGGTTCGAAGTCACCCGCCAAGTCAATGTCCGTAAACGTGACCGACAACGACTCGCCGTTCTTCATGTAACGGGGAGCCCGTTGGTCGATGTAATCGCGGATCTGCTCCAGGATTGCGTCGCGGCCTTTCTCGGATCCGAACTGGTCTTCCTTCACATCGGTGAATTTTTCCGGATGGGAAAACGTCACGTTCACCCGCGAACTGTCTTTGCTGGCGGACGGCGCCGCCAGCAATGCACCGGCGGTGAGGAGAGGAAGAACGGTGAAAAGTAGGCGAAATGTTTTCATGATATTAATGAGACGAACATATCACAAAATGGTTTCCGCGCGAATCAGCCGGCGCAGTTCAGCCGCCGCGCCCGCCCGTGTTACGGCACCGCGTAGATTTCCACCAACGCCACGCCCGTCGTCTGCTGCCTTCCGCTCACCGTCGCCGTGTAAACGCCCGGCGGCAGCTCAATCGCGATCGCTGCATCCGCACTCGTATCGCTCGCGAAACCAAACGCCCCCGTTGCTTGCGCCGCGCTCCGCACCACCGTGGCGCCCTTCCAGTTATCGTTGACCGCCACCAGCGCCGCGTCCGCTCCGTTCACCGCCCGCACCGCAAGT harbors:
- a CDS encoding FKBP-type peptidyl-prolyl cis-trans isomerase; its protein translation is MRFSRTCFVVLISALLGLPMLRAQREKIPPDDLEIVEKNWPDAKKTVTGMRYEILEAGHGESPKPGAMVAVNYVGRLLDGKVFDEVSETQPPFKFRVGRDQVILGWDQILQLMKPGEKRLVIIPPELGYGSRGAPPRIPRNATLVFMIWLREVVNE
- a CDS encoding DUF3016 domain-containing protein, encoding MKTFRLLFTVLPLLTAGALLAAPSASKDSSRVNVTFSHPEKFTDVKEDQFGSEKGRDAILEQIRDYIDQRAPRYMKNGESLSVTFTDIDLAGDFEPWRGPKADDIRIIRAIYPPRMDLSFKVTDASGAVVKEGTRELRNLDFQSELSVNTQDSLRFEKSLLDDFLRSLFPRR
- a CDS encoding uracil-DNA glycosylase family protein, with amino-acid sequence MHPPPVLGRAVTSRALLVGQAPGDKEPVVGRPFAWTAGRTLFSWFNAALGWTEDETRERIYFAAVCRCFPGKRPEGGDRVPAPEEIANCASWLEAEFALLRPQLVIPVGKLAIAQFLPPAPLVEVIGRPFRIRYHGYACDCIPLPHPSGASPWHRIEPGKTLLGQALARIAAHPATKKF
- a CDS encoding RNA-binding S4 domain-containing protein; its protein translation is MSDRQDNSAGGGSAARDDGPRRLDRWLWGVRIFKTRAAAAEACRAGDVAINDVAAKPAREVRIDETIRVRQGLVTRTLVVRGAPRSRVGAALVAGYCEETTPAEEWEKAKVQRVQQVMARPPGAGRPTKRDRRRLEELWGD
- the rarD gene encoding EamA family transporter RarD; amino-acid sequence: MSTRAGPAAARGAWAAGLCYFLWGLVPVYWRQLAAVDAVELIAHRLVWTALFTLVVLGFMRGGWGALRGALSSRRALGLQLLSSVLLTANWLVYVWGVNAGHIIETSLGYFLVPLLNVGLGRLVLHERLRRLQWLAIGVAAAGVAWQLVLLGRLPWIALAIAGTFGGYGLLRKQSPLGPLTGLAVESALLAPLGLALLAWRFHTGTGALGGPFALSTQLLVLTTGVVTAGPLLLFAYGAQRIRLSTLGLLQYIAPTVQFSLGLLVYHEPFARERAGSFVLIWTALLLYTVDNVWGQRRTAFSGGAAPLQRA
- a CDS encoding RNA recognition motif domain-containing protein, with translation MYVGNLSFKTSEDELRSAFGQYGSVTDVYVAMDKMTGRPRGFAFVTMGTPEEAKAASEKMNGTDLGGRQLTVNEARPKEDRPGGGFGGGGGGGGGFRGERRGGFGGGGGGGGFRGGDRGGDRRY